One window of Cucurbita pepo subsp. pepo cultivar mu-cu-16 chromosome LG19, ASM280686v2, whole genome shotgun sequence genomic DNA carries:
- the LOC111781748 gene encoding protein NRT1/ PTR FAMILY 4.5-like → MQEKFEVVEGKVDWKGRPAFKHKHGGTRSSLLILVAFGFENMATFALAVNLITYFNTVMHFELADAANQLTNYMGAGYILSILMAVLADTFLGRFKTVIISGCLEFLALILLMIQAHYPKLKPQPCNMFDKQAHCETVGGGNAAFLYVALYTLAIGSAGIKAALPSHGADQFDEKDPKEALQMSSFFNQLLLGVCGGGAASLTLIVWIQDYKGWDWGLGISSAAIFFGVVIFTAGLPLYRMHIVSESSAIVQILQVYVAAIRNRNLVLPEDSADLYEIERDKEASVEEDFLPHRNIYRFLDKAAIQQTPCGQVETPEVSSPWKLCRVTQVENAKVILSMVPIFCCTIVMTLCLAQLQTFSIQQGLTMDTKLTNSFHIPPASLVIIPVSFIILIVPIYDKLFVPFARKLTGIPTGITHLQRVGVGLVLSSISMAVAALMEAKRKGVARDHNMLDATPVLQPLPISTFWLSFQFFIFGIADLFTYVGLLEFFYSEAPKSLKSVSTCFLWSSMALGYFLSTIVVKIVNSATKGITSNGGWLIGNNINRNHLNLFYWLLSILSFINFCIYISVAKRYKYRNHK, encoded by the exons ATGCAGGAGAAGTTTGAGGTAGTGGAAGGGAAAGTGGACTGGAAGGGAAGACCAGCTTTCAAACACAAGCATGGAGGAACTAGATCGTCTTTGCTCATACTAG TCGCATTTGGTTTCGAGAATATGGCAACCTTTGCGCTTGCAGTGAACTTGATCACGTATTTCAATACTGTGATGCACTTCGAACTAGCGGATGCTGCCAACCAGCTGACCAACTATATGGGTGCCGGTTACATTCTCTCTATTCTTATGGCTGTTCTCGCAGACACATTCCTAGGCAGATTCAAAACCGTGATCATTTCAGGGTGCCTCGAGTTTCTG GCGCTGATATTGCTCATGATACAAGCTCACTACCCCAAGCTCAAGCCACAGCCTTGCAATATGTTTGATAAACAAGCCCACTGCGAGACAGTTGGAGGAGGAAATGCTGCTTTCCTCTATGTTGCTCTCTACACATTAGCTATTGGTAGTGCAGGCATTAAGGCTGCATTACCGTCACATGGGGCTGATCAGTTTGATGAAAAAGACCCCAAGGAGGCACTGCAAATGTCTAGTTTCTTCAACCAACTCTTGTTGGGAGTGTGCGGCGGCGGTGCTGCGAGTTTAACTCTAATTGTGTGGATCCAAGACTACAAAGGTTGGGACTGGGGCTTGGGGATATCTTCTGCAGCCATCTTTTTCGGCGTGGTCATCTTTACTGCCGGACTGCCTCTGTACCGAATGCATATTGTTTCTGAGTCCAGTGCAATCGTCCAAATTCTACAG GTATATGTTGCAGCCATTCGTAACAGAAACCTTGTCCTTCCCGAAGATTCTGCAGATCTCTATGAGATTGAAAGGGACAAGGAAGCTTCTGTGGAGGAAGATTTTCTTCCTCATAGAAACATTTACAG GTTTCTAGACAAAGCGGCAATTCAACAAACACCTTGTGGGCAAGTTGAAACGCCTGAAGTTTCAAGCCCATGGAAATTATGCAGAGTCACCCAAGTTGAGAATGCAAAAGTAATTCTTAGTATGGTACCGATTTTCTGCTGCACAATCGTAATGACGCTTTGTTTGGCGCAACTCCAGACCTTCTCCATCCAACAGGGCCTCACCATGGACACAAAACTCACCAACTCTTTCCACATCCCTCCAGCGTCACTCGTCATCATCCCAGTCTCCTTCATCATCCTCATAGTCCCAATCTACGACAAGCTTTTCGTCCCCTTCGCACGAAAGCTCACAGGCATCCCCACAGGAATCACCCATTTACAAAGAGTAGGCGTCGGATTGGTTCTATCCAGCATCTCCATGGCCGTCGCAGCTTTAATGGAAGCGAAACGCAAGGGCGTTGCGAGAGACCACAACATGCTCGACGCAACCCCTGTTTTGCAACCATTGCCAATCAGCACCTTCTGGTTATCTTTTCAATTCTTCATATTCGGAATCGCAGATTTGTTTACGTATGTAGGGCTTCTGGAATTCTTCTACTCCGAGGCGCCGAAATCCCTTAAATCTGTTTCCACTTGCTTCCTTTGGAGTTCAATGGCTTTGGGATACTTCTTGAGCACCATAGTTGTGAAGATTGTGAACAGTGCCACGAAGGGAATTACGAGCAACGGAGGCTGGCTGATCGGAAACAACATCAATCGGAACCATTTGAATCTCTTCTACTGGTTGCTTTCAATACTGAGCTTCATCAACTTCTGCATCTACATATCTGTTGCCAAGAGATACAAATATCGAaaccataaataa
- the LOC111781744 gene encoding oil body-associated protein 2C-like, translated as MATSEDQPAAMRESGEERQPPGEKMGVGQHILDKGSSMLQSLKPVKQVSQHACSFALYGDDLSRQIETHHYISRLNQDFLQCAVYDSDTADAHLIGVEYIVSDQIFETLSPDEQKLWHSHAYEIKSGLMVHPRIPEMVAKPELENLAKSYGKFWCTWQVDRGDKLPMGAPAVMMSPQATGAGVVKAELVQKRDDYYNISTDAIKGSRVEIEEPEWINPQADYWKQHDGKGFAIDIVRTDMKLRAPFP; from the exons ATGGCCACGAGCGAGGACCAACCGGCGGCGATGAGAGAGAGTGGCGAAGAGCGACAGCCACCGGGCGAGAAAATGGGAGTGGGGCAACACATATTGGACAAAGGCAGTAGCATGTTGCAGTCGCTGAAGCCGGTGAAGCAGGTCAGCCAGCACGCTTGCTCTTTTGCCCTTTACGGCGATGACCTCAGCCGCCAGATCGAAACGCATCATTACATCTCTCGCCTGAACCAGGACTTTCTCCAGTGCGCCGTTTACGATTCCGACACCGCCGATGCCCATCTAATTG gcgTTGAGTATATCGTGTCGGATCAAATCTTTGAAACTCTGTCTCCTGATGAACAAAAGCTTTGGCATTCCCACGCATACGAGATAAAATCTGGGCTCATGGTTCATCCACGAATCCCAGAGATGGTAGCAAAGCCAGAATTGGAAAACCTCGCCAAATCCTACGGCAAATTCTGGTGCACATGGCAGGTGGACAGAG GCGACAAGCTGCCGATGGGAGCGCCAGCGGTAATGATGTCACCGCAAGCAACAGGGGCGGGAGTGGTGAAGGCGGAGCTGGTGCAGAAAAGGGACGACTATTATAACATTTCGACAGACGCAATTAAGGGGTCTCGAGTTGAGATCGAAGAGCCGGAGTGGATTAATCCGCAGGCTGATTACTGGAAACAGCACGATGGAAAGGGGTTTGCCATCGATATAGTCCGGACGGACATGAAGTTGAGGGCGCCGTTCCCTTGA
- the LOC111781747 gene encoding cyclic phosphodiesterase-like isoform X1, with protein MANPKSDPIEPCEGELYSLWALPPEDVATKIISLMSSLRSEFGGPEFEPHITVVGAIRLTPQDALNKFRSACEGVKAYQATVDQVSIGTTFYQCVFLLIHPTTEVLPSHPSVCISSFGLLLCLIFLLFSLFSSQVVQISSHCCSHFGYNNSTPYMPHLSLLYANISDEMKKRAKEIADKLNEAVNGLKVPVTRLALYKTDTGDETLKSWEKIAEHDLPSS; from the exons ATGGCGAACCCCAAATCCGACCCGATCGAGCCCTGTGAAGGGGAGTTGTATTCGTTGTGGGCTCTTCCTCCAGAAGATGTCGCCACCAAGATCATTTCTCTGATGAGCAGCCTGAGATCCGAGTTTGGCGGCCCCGAATTTGAGCCGCATATCACCGTGGTTGGGGCAATTCGTCTCACCCCTCAGGATGCCCTCAATAAATTCCGATCAGCTTGCGAAGGGGTCAAGGCTTATCAAGCCACCGTGGATCAAGTTTCCATCGGAACCACCTTCTACCAGTGTGTTTTTCTCCTCATTCATCCCACCACCGAGGTGCTTCCCTCTCATCCTTCCGTCTGCATCTCATCGTTTGGGCTTTTGTTATGTTTAATTTTCCTCCTattctctctgttttcttctcagGTGGTGCAGATCAGCTCACATTGCTGCAGCCATTTTGGTTACAACAACTCCACCC CTTACATGCCGCATTTGAGCCTACTATATGCGAACATATCAGATGAAATGAAGAAGCGGGCGAAGGAAATAGCGGACAAACTGAATGAAGCCGTGAACGGTCTGAAAGTGCCAGTCACTCGACTTGCATTGTACAAAACAGACACAGGCGATGAAACTCTCAAGTCGTGGGAGAAAATTGCAGAGCACGATCTTCCTTCAAGTTAG
- the LOC111781747 gene encoding cyclic phosphodiesterase-like isoform X2: protein MANPKSDPIEPCEGELYSLWALPPEDVATKIISLMSSLRSEFGGPEFEPHITVVGAIRLTPQDALNKFRSACEGVKAYQATVDQVSIGTTFYQCVFLLIHPTTEVVQISSHCCSHFGYNNSTPYMPHLSLLYANISDEMKKRAKEIADKLNEAVNGLKVPVTRLALYKTDTGDETLKSWEKIAEHDLPSS, encoded by the exons ATGGCGAACCCCAAATCCGACCCGATCGAGCCCTGTGAAGGGGAGTTGTATTCGTTGTGGGCTCTTCCTCCAGAAGATGTCGCCACCAAGATCATTTCTCTGATGAGCAGCCTGAGATCCGAGTTTGGCGGCCCCGAATTTGAGCCGCATATCACCGTGGTTGGGGCAATTCGTCTCACCCCTCAGGATGCCCTCAATAAATTCCGATCAGCTTGCGAAGGGGTCAAGGCTTATCAAGCCACCGTGGATCAAGTTTCCATCGGAACCACCTTCTACCAGTGTGTTTTTCTCCTCATTCATCCCACCACCGAG GTGGTGCAGATCAGCTCACATTGCTGCAGCCATTTTGGTTACAACAACTCCACCC CTTACATGCCGCATTTGAGCCTACTATATGCGAACATATCAGATGAAATGAAGAAGCGGGCGAAGGAAATAGCGGACAAACTGAATGAAGCCGTGAACGGTCTGAAAGTGCCAGTCACTCGACTTGCATTGTACAAAACAGACACAGGCGATGAAACTCTCAAGTCGTGGGAGAAAATTGCAGAGCACGATCTTCCTTCAAGTTAG
- the LOC111781746 gene encoding floral homeotic protein AGAMOUS-like isoform X2 has product MSDSPQKKMGRGKIEIKRIENTTNRQVTFCKRRNGLLKKAYELSVLCDAEVALIVFSTRGRLYEYANNSVKTTIDRYKKASSNSPNTGSTSETNTQFYQQEAAKLRVQIGNLQNSNRNMLGDSLSSLSVKDLKSLESKLEKGISRIRSKKNELLFAEIEYMRKREFDLHNNNQLLRAKIAESERNVNMMGGGEFELMQSHPYDPRDFFQVNGLQHNQQYPRQDNMSLH; this is encoded by the exons ATGTCTGATTCACCTCAGAAGAAGATGGGAAGAGGAAAGATTGAGATTAAGAGGATCGAAAATACAACAAACCGTCAAGTCACTTTCTGTAAGAGACGAAATGGACTTCTCAAAAAGGCTTATGAGCTTTCTGTTCTGTGTGATGCTGAAGTTGCTCTCATCGTTTTCTCAACCCGTGGCCGCCTCTATGAGTATGCTAACAACAG TGTGAAGACAACAATTGATAGATACAAAAAGGCATCTTCAAATTCTCCGAACACCGGATCTACTTCTGAAACTAACACTCAG TTTTACCAACAAGAAGCTGCCAAACTGCGTGTTCAGATTGGTAATTTGCAGAACTCAAACAG GAACATGCTTGGTGATTCTCTAAGTTCTTTGAGTGTAAAAGATCTGAAAAGTCTTGAGAGCAAACTTGAGAAAGGAATTAGCAGAATTAGATCCAAAAAG AATGAACTCCTCTTTGCTGAAATCGAGTACATGCGCAAAAGG GAGTTTGATTTGCACAACAACAATCAGCTGCTTCGAGCAAAG ATAGCTGAGAGTGAAAGAAATGTGAACATGATGGGGGGAGGAGAATTTGAGCTGATGCAATCTCATCCCTACGATCCAAGAGACTTCTTCCAAGTCAACGGCTTACAACACAATCAACAGTATCCACGTCAAGACAACATGTCTCTCCA ttaa
- the LOC111781746 gene encoding floral homeotic protein AGAMOUS-like isoform X1 produces the protein MSDSPQKKMGRGKIEIKRIENTTNRQVTFCKRRNGLLKKAYELSVLCDAEVALIVFSTRGRLYEYANNSVKTTIDRYKKASSNSPNTGSTSETNTQFYQQEAAKLRVQIGNLQNSNRNMLGDSLSSLSVKDLKSLESKLEKGISRIRSKKNELLFAEIEYMRKREFDLHNNNQLLRAKIAESERNVNMMGGGEFELMQSHPYDPRDFFQVNGLQHNQQYPRQDNMSLQLV, from the exons ATGTCTGATTCACCTCAGAAGAAGATGGGAAGAGGAAAGATTGAGATTAAGAGGATCGAAAATACAACAAACCGTCAAGTCACTTTCTGTAAGAGACGAAATGGACTTCTCAAAAAGGCTTATGAGCTTTCTGTTCTGTGTGATGCTGAAGTTGCTCTCATCGTTTTCTCAACCCGTGGCCGCCTCTATGAGTATGCTAACAACAG TGTGAAGACAACAATTGATAGATACAAAAAGGCATCTTCAAATTCTCCGAACACCGGATCTACTTCTGAAACTAACACTCAG TTTTACCAACAAGAAGCTGCCAAACTGCGTGTTCAGATTGGTAATTTGCAGAACTCAAACAG GAACATGCTTGGTGATTCTCTAAGTTCTTTGAGTGTAAAAGATCTGAAAAGTCTTGAGAGCAAACTTGAGAAAGGAATTAGCAGAATTAGATCCAAAAAG AATGAACTCCTCTTTGCTGAAATCGAGTACATGCGCAAAAGG GAGTTTGATTTGCACAACAACAATCAGCTGCTTCGAGCAAAG ATAGCTGAGAGTGAAAGAAATGTGAACATGATGGGGGGAGGAGAATTTGAGCTGATGCAATCTCATCCCTACGATCCAAGAGACTTCTTCCAAGTCAACGGCTTACAACACAATCAACAGTATCCACGTCAAGACAACATGTCTCTCCAGTTAGTATAA
- the LOC111781743 gene encoding GDSL esterase/lipase At1g29670-like has protein sequence MAGEVATKQLWGVAVVLFMSALWCCSAQQVPCYFIFGDSLVDNGNNNQLSSLARADYLPYGIDFPRGPTGRFSNGKTTVDVIAELLGFNGYIPAYSNTRGRDILSGVNYASAAAGIRDETGQQLGDRIPFSGQVRNHQNIVQQIVNILGDENTAADYLGRCIYSVGLGSNDYLNNYFMPQVYSTSRRFSPDQYAQILIQQYTQQLSIMYDNGARKFVLFGVGQIGCSPNALANSPDGRTCNQGYNSANQMFNNRLKGLVNQLNRDQPDARFIYVDSYGIFQDIINSPSSFGFRVTNAGCCGIGRNNGQITCLPFQTPCPNRREYLFWDAFHPTEAGNTIIGRRAYSAQRPSDAYPIDIRRLVQL, from the exons ATGGCCGGTGAGGTTGCAACCAAGCAGCTCTGGGGTGTGGCTGTGGTGCTTTTTATGAGTGCCTTGTGGTGTTGTAGCGCTCAGCAAGTTCCTTGCTACTTCATTTTTGGTGACTCTTTAGTTGACAATGGGAATAATAATCAACTTTCTTCTTTGGCTCGCGCTGATTACCTCCCATACGGCATCGACTTCCCCCGTGGCCCTACCGGAAGATTCTCCAACGGCAAGACCACCGTTGATGTCATTG CGGAGTTGTTGGGGTTTAATGGCTACATCCCTGCCTATTCCAACACGAGAGGCCGAGACATACTTAGCGGCGTGAACTATGCGTCTGCAGCGGCTGGCATCAGGGATGAAACTGGCCAGCAACTG GGAGACAGGATTCCCTTCAGTGGTCAAGTAAGAAATCACCAAAACATCGTCCAACAGATAGTAAACATCCTTGGAGATGAAAACACAGCTGCTGATTACTTGGGCAGGTGTATATATTCTGTTGGATTGGGTAGCAATGATTACCTTAACAACTATTTCATGCCTCAAGTCTATTCGACTAGTCGTCGATTCTCGCCCGATCAATACGCTCAAATTCTCATTCAGCAGTACACTCAACAATTATCG ATCATGTATGACAATGGAGCAAGGAAGTTTGTGCTGTTTGGCGTGGGGCAAATTGGGTGCAGCCCAAATGCACTGGCGAATAGCCCAGATGGGAGAACTTGTAATCAAGGCTACAACTCTGCGAACCAGATGTTTAACAACAGGCTGAAAGGGCTGGTGAATCAACTCAATAGAGACCAGCCTGATGCAAGATTCATCTACGTTGACTCCTATGGGATTTTCCAAGATATCATAAACAGCCCTTCATCTTTTG GTTTTAGGGTCACAAATGCTGGGTGCTGTGGGATTGGGAGGAACAATGGGCAAATAACATGTTTGCCTTTCCAAACCCCATGTCCTAACAGAAGAGAGTATCTATTTTGGGATGCCTTTCATCCAACTGAGGCTGGAAATACCATTATTGGAAGAAGAGCTTACAGCGCTCAAAGACCCTCCGACGCTTACCCGATCGACATTCGTCGCCTCGTTCAACTCTAG
- the LOC111781096 gene encoding subtilisin-like protease SBT5.6, with amino-acid sequence METSSLFCLLLLLLLLLLPPSSCLAQKQAYIVYFGEHSGDKSWEEIEERHHSYLMSVKDTENDAKSSLLYSYKHTINGFAAVLTQQQASKLSELEEVVSVIESKRYGMHTTRSWEFSGVEEDKPRLSDLVSKAKSGKDVVIGMLDSGVWPKSKSFSDKGMGPVPKSWKGICQTGPGFQSPHCNRKIIGARYYVKGYEHHFGRLNETTDFRSPCDMDGHGSHTASIAGGRRVYNVSAFGGVARGTASGGAPGVRLAIYKVCWAIPNQMKSLGNVCFDTDVLAAMDDAISDGVDVLSLSIGKSDPYNYTDDGIAIGALHAVKRDIVVSCSAGNSGPTPSTLSNVAPWIITVGASTVDREFYSPVILGNGLKIKGLSVAPSKLRRNKMYPLVYAVDIQKPHVPRNESGSCIAGSLSHKKAKGKIVLCYRGQGISRYAGSLEVKRSGGAGMILGLVPAVGARLHADPHFVPATAVSYDDANRILKYIKSHRNPTATIVPPITIYGSRPAPAMAYFTSRGPSLVDPHFLKPDITAPGVDILAAWSEKDSPTKLPKSFDPRIVKYNIYSGTSMSCPHVSAAAALLRAIHPTWSQAAIRSALMTTATTTNKYGHPITDDSTTDNSPATPFSFGSGHFRPTKAADPGLVYDANYTDYLHYLCGLKMNSIDPSFKCPPRALHPHDLNYPSIAIPKLKGGVRIKRTVTNVGGGGKTVYFFESWAPPGVAVRASPSVLYFDRVGQRKRFTVTVSGKVKGNGYSFGWFAWSDGIHYVRSPIAISST; translated from the exons ATGGAGACATCAAGTTTGTTCTGCCTTctcctgctgctgctgctgctcctCCTCCCACCCTCTTCTTGCCTGGCTCAAAAACAG GCTTACATTGTGTACTTTGGAGAGCATTCCGGAGACAAGTCATGGGAGGAGATAGAAGAGAGGCACCATTCGTATTTGATGTCTGTAAAAGACACTGAAAACGATGCAAAATCGTCTCTTCTGTACAGCTACAAGCACACCATCAATGGGTTTGCTGCGGTGCTTACCCAACAACAAGCCTCCAAACTTTCAG AATTGGAGGAAGTGGTGTCTGTAATTGAGAGTAAAAGGTACGGCATGCACACCACAAGGTCGTGGGAGTTCTCTGGGGTTGAAGAAGATAAGCCCAGGCTTAGTGATTTGGTTTCTAAAGCTAAGTCTGGAAAAGATGTGGTGATTGGAATGCTTGATAGTG GGGTGTGGCCAAAATCAAAGAGCTTTAGCGATAAAGGAATGGGTCCCGTTCCAAAATCATGGAAGGGAATCTGCCAAACCGGACCTGGCTTTCAATCACCTCATTGTAATAG aaagataattggagCTAGATATTATGTAAAGGGATATGAGCATCATTTTGGTCGTTTAAATGAAACAACGGACTTCCGATCACCGTGCGACATGGACGGCCATGGATCACACACCGCCTCCATTGCCGGTGGCCGGAGGGTCTACAACGTCTCGGCCTTTGGTGGCGTTGCACGGGGCACGGCCTCTGGTGGCGCCCCCGGGGTTCGACTGGCAATATATAAAGTTTGTTGGGCGATTCCCAACCAAATGAAAAGTTTGGGAAACGTTTGCTTCGACACTGACGTGCTGGCCGCCATGGATGATGCCATTTCCGATGGCGTCGACGTTCTCAGCTTGTCCATTGGAAAATCAGATCCGTACAATTACACCGATGATGGAATCGCCATCGGAGCTCTTCATGCCGTTAAAAGGGACATTGTGGTGTCTTGTAGCGCCGGAAATAGTGGCCCTACGCCGTCCACGTTGTCCAATGTTGCACCGTGGATCATCACCGTCGGAGCCAGCACCGTGGATCGGGAATTTTACTCTCCTGTCATCCTCGGAAATGGGTTGAAAATTAAG GGATTGTCGGTGGCGCCGTCCAAATTGAGGAGGAACAAAATGTACCCATTAGTGTATGCTGTCGATATACAAAAGCCACATGTTCCCCGAAACGAATCTGG ATCATGTATTGCAGGCTCGCTTTCACACAAGAAAGCCAAAGGAAAGATAGTGCTGTGCTACAGAGGACAAGGAATCAGCAGATACGCCGGCAGCCTGGAAGTGAAAAGGTCCGGCGGTGCTGGAATGATACTCGGGCTCGTGCCGGCGGTGGGAGCGAGGCTGCACGCCGATCCCCATTTTGTTCCGGCAACGGCGGTGTCTTACGACGATGCAAATAGGATccttaaatatataaaatctcACCGTAATCCAACCGCCACTATTGTTCCACCCATCACCATCTACGGCTCCAGGCCGGCGCCGGCCATGGCCTATTTCACAAGTAGAGGTCCAAGCCTCGTCGACCCTCATTTTCTCAAG CCTGACATAACAGCACCTGGAGTGGACATATTAGCAGCATGGTCAGAAAAAGATTCCCCAACAAAACTCCCAAAATCGTTTGACCCTCGTATTGTCaaatacaatatctactccgGCACTTCCATGTCCTGCCCTCACGtctccgccgccgctgccCTCCTCCGCGCCATCCACCCCACTTGGTCCCAAGCCGCCATCCGCTCAGCCCTCATGaccaccgccaccaccaccaacaaATACGGCCACCCCATCACCGACGACTCCACCACCGACAACTCCCCTGCCACTCCTTTCTCCTTTGGGTCTGGCCACTTCCGCCCCACTAAGGCTGCGGACCCCGGGCTTGTGTACGACGCCAATTACACGGACTATCTCCACTACCTCTGCGGCCTGAAAATGAACTCCATTGACCCTTCCTTCAAGTGCCCTCCACGTGCCCTCCACCCCCACGATCTGAATTACCCTTCCATTGCTATCCCTAAACTGAAAGGCGGTGTGAGGATCAAAAGGACGGTGACCAACGTGGGCGGGGGAGGTAAAACTGTGTACTTTTTCGAGAGCTGGGCGCCTCCGGGCGTGGCGGTGAGGGCTTCTCCTAGTGTATTGTACTTCGATAGGGTTGGGCAGAGGAAAAGGTTCACGGTTACGGTGAGTGGGAAAGTGAAGGGTAATGGATACTCCTTCGGTTGGTTCGCTTGGAGTGATGGGATTCACTATGTCAGAAGCCCAATTGCAATTTCTTCAAcctaa
- the LOC111781708 gene encoding uncharacterized protein LOC111781708 — protein sequence MAEEFHESDIIFSDHHHHHRRRLVHSSLDHSQILVTPHRNSKNNHKHSAASSLPIKIPETVIRLTSDMGELDEEWDSDDNIVPPHMIIRRRLAGKMAFSVCTGDGRTLKGRDLSHVRNSILRMTGFLETN from the coding sequence ATGGCTGAAGAATTCCACGAATCCGACATCATCTTCTCcgaccaccaccaccaccaccgccgccgcctcgTCCACTCTTCCCTTGACCATTCCCAAATCCTCGTCACACCTCATCGGAACTCCAAAAACAACCACAAACATTCCGCCGCCTCTAGTCTCCCCATCAAAATCCCAGAAACCGTTATCCGTTTAACCTCCGACATGGGGGAGCTGGACGAGGAATGGGACAGTGACGACAATATAGTCCCGCCGCACATGATCATCAGGCGGCGCCTGGCCGGAAAGATGGCCTTCTCTGTCTGCACCGGCGATGGAAGGACGCTTAAAGGAAGAGATTTAAGCCACGTTCGAAATTCAATTCTTAGGATGACTGGATTTCTCGAaactaattga